In Pseudofrankia saprophytica, one genomic interval encodes:
- a CDS encoding 1-aminocyclopropane-1-carboxylate deaminase/D-cysteine desulfhydrase → MSGQARERGPTFEVPSPVAELPDDRLRSVRLLLKRDDLIHPDFPGNKWRKLAGNLAAAAEQGAETLLTFGGAYSNHVAATAAAGWHFGFRTVGVIRGEEHLPLNPVLARATEQHGMRLTYLDRTRYRAKQDPVLLAQLAAEFGPFYLLPEGGSNALAVPGCAQLAAELVGQVPDVDVVVCPVGTGGTLAGLAGGLGPDRQAIGVSVLKGGGFLAEEVTSLQRAAFGHPTANWRVAEEFHFGGYARRTPALDAFIDDFADRHGLVLEWVYVAKMMSGLFAMVTDGRIPAASTVVAVITGRCEDAIRL, encoded by the coding sequence GTGAGCGGACAGGCAAGGGAGCGCGGGCCGACGTTTGAGGTGCCGTCGCCAGTGGCCGAGCTGCCGGATGACCGCCTGCGCTCCGTGCGGCTACTGCTTAAGCGGGACGACCTGATCCACCCTGATTTCCCCGGCAACAAGTGGCGGAAGTTGGCCGGCAACCTGGCCGCAGCGGCCGAGCAGGGCGCAGAGACGCTGTTGACGTTCGGTGGGGCGTACTCGAATCACGTCGCAGCGACCGCCGCGGCCGGCTGGCACTTCGGCTTCCGAACGGTCGGTGTGATCCGAGGCGAGGAGCACCTGCCCCTCAACCCGGTCCTCGCTCGCGCGACCGAGCAGCACGGGATGCGGCTGACCTACCTCGACCGGACCCGCTACCGGGCCAAGCAAGACCCGGTCCTGCTCGCCCAACTGGCCGCCGAGTTCGGTCCGTTCTACCTGCTCCCCGAAGGCGGTAGCAACGCACTGGCGGTTCCCGGCTGCGCCCAGTTGGCGGCCGAGCTCGTCGGCCAGGTGCCCGACGTCGACGTGGTGGTCTGCCCGGTCGGCACTGGCGGCACCCTCGCCGGCCTCGCCGGTGGCCTAGGTCCAGACCGGCAGGCGATCGGGGTCTCTGTGCTCAAGGGCGGCGGCTTCCTCGCCGAGGAGGTCACATCGCTCCAGCGCGCCGCATTCGGCCACCCAACCGCCAACTGGCGCGTGGCCGAGGAGTTCCATTTTGGCGGCTATGCCCGTCGCACGCCGGCGCTGGACGCCTTCATCGACGACTTTGCCGACCGACACGGCCTGGTCCTGGAATGGGTTTACGTCGCGAAGATGATGTCCGGCCTGTTCGCGATGGTCACCGACGGGCGGATCCCGGCCGCCTCGACCGTCGTCGCGGTCATCACCGGCCGATGCGAGGACGCCATCAGACTTTGA